From the genome of Geminicoccaceae bacterium:
CATCGGCCGCATCTTCGTCGACATCGAGAAAGAAGCCTTCCGCCTGGGCGGAGCTTGAGAAAAGGAGCCAACGATGAGCCACAAGAAACCCGCCAACCGCCGGGATTTCCTCAAGATGACGGCAACCGGCGCACCCGTGGCTGCCGTTGTCGTCCTGACCAGCGATGGTGCCGAGGCCGCACCGGTGAGGAAGTCCGACCGGGGAGACGCCTGCATGCAGGACACGGCGCATGTCCGGCGTTACTATGAACTTGCCCGGTTTTGATGCGGCCTGATCAGGGAGAGCACAGATGCTGAAGCGCAAGACAGATGGCACACCACGCCTTGGCGCCGTTCCGCCCTTTGCGACATCAGCCGCAAAGTCACCCGTCAGCCGCCGCAGTTTCCTGCAACGCTCCGGACTGGCGGTGAGCGGCATGGCGGCACTCGGCGGCGTTGGGGCGGGTACGGTCACCCGCGCCCATGCCCAGAACGTAGCCACCGCCGGCGAGATCAGGACGATAAAATCCGTCTGCACCCATTGCTCGGTCGGTTGCACCGTGCTGGCCGAGGTTCAAGATGGCGTGTGGATCGGGCAGGAACCGGGTTTCGACAGCCCCTTCAATCTGGGCGCCCACTGTGCCAAGGGCGCATCCGTGCGCGAACATGCGCATGGCGAGCGGCGCCTGAAATACCCCATGAAGCTGGTCGGCGGTGAGTGGCAGAAGGTGAGCTGGGACGAGGCGCTCGGCGAAATCACGGACCGCATGCTGAAAATCCGCGAGGAGAGCGGTCCCGACAGCGTCTACTGGCTGGGCAGCGCCAAGCATTCGAACGAACAGGCCTACATGATGCGCAAGTTTGCGGCCTACTGGGGCACAAACAACGTCGATCACCAGGCCCGGATCTGTCACTCCACCACGGTCGCGGGTGTGGCGAACACCTGGGGCTACGGTGCGATGACGAACAGCTACAACGACATCCACAACAGCAAGGCGATCCTGATCATCGGCGGTAACCCCGCGGAAGCCCATCCGGTATCGTTGCAGCACCTGCTCAAGGGCAAGGAAGAAAACAACGCCCCATTGATCGTCTGCGATCCGCGTTTCACCCGCACGGCAGCCCATGCCGACGAATATGTCCGCTTCCGGCCCGGCAGCGATGTCGCCCTGGTCTGGGGTATCCTGTGGCACATTTTCGAGAATGGCTGGGAGGACAAGGAGTTCATCCGCACACGTGTGTGGGGCATGGACCAGGTCCGCGCCGAGGTCGCGCGATGGACACCCGAGGAAACCGAGCGTGTCACCGGTGTACCCGGTGCCCAGCTGGAACGTGTTGCCCGGCTGATGGCGCACAATCGTCCCGGCACCCTGATCTGGTGCATGGGCGGTACCCAGCACACCAACGGAAACAACAACACCCGGGCGTATTGCATCCTGCAGCTCGCGCTGGGGAACATGGGGGTTTCCGGTGGCGGCACCAACATCTTCCGTGGCCACGACAATGTGCAGGGTGCGACCGATCTGGGCGTGCTGTCGCATGACACTCCCGGATATTATGGCCTGTCCGACGGCGCATGGGCGCACTGGGCGCGTGTCTGGGAGGAGGACCTGGACTGGCTGAAATCGCGCTTTGCCGTCATCAAGGACGCCGATGGCAACGACAAGCCGCTGATGAACGAGAACGGCATTCCGGTCAGCCGCTGGATCGACGGCGTGCTGGAGGACCCCGCCAACATCGACCAGCCTCAGGATGTGCGCGCGATGGTCTTCTGGGGACATGCGCCCAACAGCCAGACCCGCATGGCCGAGATGAAGACGGCCATGGAAAAGCTGGACATGCTGGTGGTGATCGACCCCTACCCTTCCGTCTCCGCCGTGCTGCATGACCGCAAGGACGGCGTTTACCTGCTGCCGGCAGCAACCCAGTTCGAGACCCGCGGGTCCGTCACCGCCTCGAACCGCTCGATCCAGTGGCGCGACCAGGTCGTGGCTCCCTTGTTCGAAAGCAAGCCCGACCACGTCATCATGAAACTGTTCGCGGACAAGTTCGGCTACACCGACCGCCTGTTCCGCAACATTGCCATCGAAGGTGACGAGCCGGTCATCGAGGACATCACCCGCGAGTTCAATCGTGGCATGTGGACCATCGGCTATACCGGCCAGAGCCCGGAGCGGCTGAAGCTGCACATGGCCAACCAGCACACCTTTGACAAGACCACGCTGCGCGCCAGTGGCGGGCCCTGCGACGGCGACTACTACGGATTGCCCTGGCCCTGCTGGGGTACTGCGGAGATGAAGCATCCGGGCACGCCCAACCTGTACGACATGTCGATCCCTGTCAGCGAGGGCGGCCTGACCTTCCGTGCCCGTTTCGGCGTGGAACGCGACGGCGAGAACCTGCTGGCCGACGGTGTCTATTCGAAGAACAGCGAGATCGAGGATGGCTATCCCGAATTCACCTACGAGATGCTGGTTCAGCTCGGCTGGGACAAGGACCTGACCAACCGCGAAAGATACGTGGTCGGCAAGGTCGCGGGCATCGAATCGATGCAGGGGAACCCCGACGAGGTCGATGACGCACAGGCCATGCCGTTGCCATCGGACTTCAATGAGAAGGTCGCCAAGATCAACTGGAAGACAGATCTTTCAGGCGGCATCCAGCGGGTGGCGATCCTCCATGAATGCGCTCCTTTCGGCAACGCCAGGGCTCGCTGCAATGTCTGGACCTTCCCCGACCCCATCCCGCTGCATCGCGAACCTCTCTACACCAACCGTCGCGATCTGGTTGCAGACTACCCGACCTATCAGGATCGAAAGTTCTATCGTCTGCCAACCATGTACGAATCGATCCAGAAGAACGATTTCTCGGAGAAATTCC
Proteins encoded in this window:
- a CDS encoding twin-arginine translocation signal domain-containing protein, coding for MSHKKPANRRDFLKMTATGAPVAAVVVLTSDGAEAAPVRKSDRGDACMQDTAHVRRYYELARF
- a CDS encoding formate dehydrogenase subunit alpha → MLKRKTDGTPRLGAVPPFATSAAKSPVSRRSFLQRSGLAVSGMAALGGVGAGTVTRAHAQNVATAGEIRTIKSVCTHCSVGCTVLAEVQDGVWIGQEPGFDSPFNLGAHCAKGASVREHAHGERRLKYPMKLVGGEWQKVSWDEALGEITDRMLKIREESGPDSVYWLGSAKHSNEQAYMMRKFAAYWGTNNVDHQARICHSTTVAGVANTWGYGAMTNSYNDIHNSKAILIIGGNPAEAHPVSLQHLLKGKEENNAPLIVCDPRFTRTAAHADEYVRFRPGSDVALVWGILWHIFENGWEDKEFIRTRVWGMDQVRAEVARWTPEETERVTGVPGAQLERVARLMAHNRPGTLIWCMGGTQHTNGNNNTRAYCILQLALGNMGVSGGGTNIFRGHDNVQGATDLGVLSHDTPGYYGLSDGAWAHWARVWEEDLDWLKSRFAVIKDADGNDKPLMNENGIPVSRWIDGVLEDPANIDQPQDVRAMVFWGHAPNSQTRMAEMKTAMEKLDMLVVIDPYPSVSAVLHDRKDGVYLLPAATQFETRGSVTASNRSIQWRDQVVAPLFESKPDHVIMKLFADKFGYTDRLFRNIAIEGDEPVIEDITREFNRGMWTIGYTGQSPERLKLHMANQHTFDKTTLRASGGPCDGDYYGLPWPCWGTAEMKHPGTPNLYDMSIPVSEGGLTFRARFGVERDGENLLADGVYSKNSEIEDGYPEFTYEMLVQLGWDKDLTNRERYVVGKVAGIESMQGNPDEVDDAQAMPLPSDFNEKVAKINWKTDLSGGIQRVAILHECAPFGNARARCNVWTFPDPIPLHREPLYTNRRDLVADYPTYQDRKFYRLPTMYESIQKNDFSEKFPIILTSGRLVEYEGGGDETRSNPWLAELQQEMFCEVNPRDAGNIGIRDGQQIWVEGPEGGKVRVKAMVTERVGPGVAFMPFHFGGFFEGKDLRSKYPEGADPIVLGESSNTAQTYGYDSVTQMQETKATLCKISAA